The following nucleotide sequence is from Mytilus trossulus isolate FHL-02 chromosome 9, PNRI_Mtr1.1.1.hap1, whole genome shotgun sequence.
TTTTgtgtaaatataaacattatccTATATCTATAGgtttaaaaagagaaaaaaacattatgtattcgatatgtttattttttttgacattttaataactgttaaattttgaaaccaTTGAAGGTCGACCATATACCACCATACATTTGCTCTCCTATGCCATTAGTTATGAGGTGTATCTTGTCTTTTGCTGCAAGATGTAGTAAAACACTTTGGGTCGCAGACGCATGACCTACAGAAAGTCCTCTGCCATCCGGATAGTTACCAGCAATAATGTTGTCATTGTGCAGTAAATGTGTTGGGAACTTGTGCTTAAAGTGACATATAATTGTCcaggtaaaataataaaaacctccGTAAGGTGCAACAAACTGTCCAGTCGAAGCATCGTATCCAGAACCAGTGTTGATGACTATTGTATCAAATATGACTGGGGATCTATTTTTCAGATTACTTAGATTTGTAGAGCATTTAGCCAGAAATCCCACCGTTTTACGACTATctggaaaatatcaattttcattttatttattttttgtaaataagaaTTTATAATATCTACTAATATAACAGATatgtgtaaaagaaaaacaattgcgTATCAAACAGATTGATACTTGATATTTgttcaataaactcatcatagataccaggactaaatttagtatacgccagacgcgcgtttcgtctacaaaagactcatcagtgacgctcgaatccaaaaaagttaaaaaggccaaatatagtacgaagttgaagagcattgaggaccaaaatttctaaaagttttgccaaatagtCACAATCCGAAATCGTGAAAAGATATGGTGTCGTGTACTAGTTCACttctgtttttgattttttattatttatgtaaaaatgtcaaatacaaatcatgttttgtttattaaccGACTAGCATCTAGTTTTGATTTATGTTACTGTAGTAAGGATTTCATTATTGGAACAGTACGATATATCAAAGTATATGTACGGCCATAAAATTTCGTTGCGTGTTAAATCGATGAAACGATAGTATATGTTCGTCTTTCATTGTAAGAAGTTTTATTTACTAAACTATCTGTTGCCACTGATTTTGTAACAGCGTTGATCATTTCTTTCAAAAGTATGTGCATGAAAAAGCAACGTTTAATGGTAATTAAAAGGGAATTTAAATGAAGAGAAACACAAGAGTTAGTAtagaataaaatcacaaaaatactgaactccgaagaaaattcaaaacataaagtccctaaaaaatcaaaaatgcaaatacatcaaatgaatgcatttaaaacagctgtcatattcctgcctTGGTACAAGTATTCTCTTATATAGAAGATATataagtaaatagttatcaaaagtaccaggattataatttagtacgccagatgcgcgtttcgtctccataagactcatcagtgctgctcacatcaaaatatttaagcTATCCTATTCTCCTCTCAATAGCACATCAAAACTCAACTGATGTGCGTGTGTTATTATGACATTACAGAGATACAAggtaaataaaactaaattgaATAATACTATAACGAATAATGTTTGCATTTACTCAAATCCAGATCAATTAACGTTTGATAATGATAAGCATGCCGACATTCATGTTTATATAGGCGGGTGTTATACTAAATACGATTAAATAAAAAACGTTATATACTTTGCGGGAACCATCGAGCTTGTGCTTACATATCATACGGATTTCATATTCCTATATcctcattttaaataaaattataagtcaACTGATATTAACCCCACCTTACTTTCAAAACCTGATGCAATGATCTTATAACAAAATATCTGTTATATAAgtaacactcagaaacgtgtccttccccccaaacgtgtccgattcccccAAACATGTCTAGTTGAAAACTGCGCCAATGCGTGTCATTTGTATAAACGCCCAAACGTGTCTATTTCTCAACtaacccccaaacgtgtccaatcCCAAAAACGTGTCCATATCAAGCGTTATTTGGCTATTGCTATTTCATTAACGTATActaattttaccatttcatttaaaatatagataaggTACGTTAGTAAACCAGCCGAACAAACTGGCGGAAAGTGGGGGCGTCATTTTGGCTATGTTGTATGTAAATTGTaagcaaaaatgtttagttaAACTGTACAGTTAACGGATCAAAGTGTACCTTTCTCGGTACATTCAAATTGGTATGTTCTTTCTAAATATCGTGAAATACCGGCAACTGGACAATCAACAGTCTTAAATAAAGTCATACAGTACAAATGTAAAGAATTAAAAACTTGTAACCTATGTtctctctaaatatgcatgaaatactgaAAACTGGACAATACGCAATCAACAGTCTAAAGTTAATTTAAACAGTATAGAGcagtaaaatcattaaaacatgtatgttctctctaaatatgcatgaaatacttgcaactggaaaTATGCCATCAACAgtctaaagttaatttatacatCAAAGGTAAAACCATTTCGCTCTAAATATGCATAGagtacttgcaactggacaatacgcTATCAACAGTCttgaaatcaaatttatacagtacaaattaaatttgcaaTTACGGAAATCACTAATAACCGGCGTTTATCACATATAACAATcatattaataaaaagtattataaaaccaatgcatgaactatttgcacTGGATGTTATGTCTCTTGATCGTGTGTCCTAAGTGATGCTGGAAACCTAacattaattttatgaaaaaaatggataacCATTTTATGATTTGATGAGTTTTTGAAATACACACAAATTCAGATGGCGAACTATTAacaaaagtgagaaaaaaatgttgcttAACGTCCGCCATGCAATATTCGGATAAATATGAAAAGCATTATCAGAgtttataagtacaaaatattttacaaagttACTGATTAATTCAAGTCGATAATTATTTGTAGGTTCGCTCTAAATGAgtatgaaatacttgcaactgaaGTGAACAATCAGCCTTTggctcaggggatataaactctaagccgggaatgtcacagtatatactctgtctgagacctgaataacatataatatatatatgtaatagtAAAGGTAAAGGTAAAAAAACAGACATTTAGTTTAACTGCATAATTCTGAATTTAGATATGGTTCAATCTATCAGAACACTGGTCGACAGtttgtgaaacattttttttatataaaaagttgaACTGCGTTGTCGATAACTGAAATCTCTCGAATGAGACACCAAAGTCAAAGGCCAGCACAGCTAAATATGagaaaaatttctttaaatgaatagaaaattgttaaaacaaatatttttccaCATCATCgctatttaatttttgaaaggaTAAGTCTTCTTGAAActgattttatgtatttatcatttacatttgagaaataatatgttttatcatGCCGTTTTAACTAGGTATTTCTAAATCAATTAGAATATTTCACTCAGAAATCCTCCTAGAATGGAgttgatttttcaaaataaacctTTAAAGCAAATAATTCTACTATAcacaagtaaaaataacatctcAGTGATGTAAGTTGGTACTAAAATGGTATTTAGGGTAATTGGGTATGTTATGTGCTTTCTGTACAATGTTTCGAGCAACATTTAGTTTGAAAACTAAGGTGAAAAGCTTCTCTATACCTAACCAAATTTTTTACACCTACAAATTTTGATCGCATAAATTTCACATGCATTTCATGAGAAACATTTAACCTGGGGTTAGCCTTAGACTACCTCATACATGAAACTCACATGAAGATTTACATGCATATTTCAAGTGAAATAAGATTCACATAAATTTCATGGAAAATTGTAAacatgagttttatgtagactttacaaaaaatagaaaaatagatatttttcatgattttcaataaatttgaaaatttagatggtatgtgaaatacttttaatattttaaaaagtttacgTACATttcacttgaaaaaaatatggggTTTTCAGATGAAACACACATGAACTTATTTCATATGAGGTGAAATTAATATAAGGGAAATTTGCCGGTGTATACCTCAAATTTCGGCAGAATAATCAAACGTGGATCTctcttttcttatttgaatttgaaaacacgagaaacaaataaaacagcATTTATTGACTCTATTCaatcaaatgaattaaaatagttcatgtatatattattgtacTCACTTGATTCTTTTGCACCACAATCACATCGCACTTCTGTATTCTCAACTAACTTAAGCTGGTATTGTATGCTTTTCCACAAGTTGGCATTTTTAGAACAGGCTTTGTGAGCAGTGACTGACGAAAGGAGTATAAAGCCCAGAACGTAAAAAGCAATTACTCTGAGTAGgctgaaaattaattttattacatgtaacttataaaatattataaaatatatgtgatGAGGTTATAACTGTGAATCATAATGTGGTAGTAAGGTCAATCAATACGCCGCAAACCGAAAAATCGATTCGATCAATAATTtgtggttaaaaaaaatatttagatgaaaattttgaaaaaaaagttctttaGATCTGAACAAAATTCCTATCTTCGACATCAATATATACTACACGAATTGTGGGACATTGTCACTTAAATAATTTCAACGTAGATCGGACtatgtttacaaaaagaaattctTATAAATAATGGCACATAACAAGTTGTTAATATACCTTAAGAAATAGACCGATTAATAAAACTAGTAGTACTCATTAAACAATTGTGtcttaaataattatcaaaggtaccagggttatgATTAAGTACGCCAAATCgggtttcatctacataagactcatcagtgacgctcatatcaaaatatttataaagccaaacaagtacaaggtTGAAGAgcttgaggattcaaaattccaaaaagttgtgcaaaatacagctaaggtaatatttGCCTGGCATAAGAAAATCCCTAGTTTTTttacgaaaaattcaaagttggtaaaatggaaatttataaaaatgaccacatggttgatattcatgtcaacaccgaaatgttgaatACTGAAAATCGGATATCTTTTATACAGATATGTCTGATTAGTCGTAACATCTGGAAACCTTTGGTGATAAAAACCACTCGGTCATATTGTGTAGTTATACTTCAAAACTGTACAGTGTCTGTTTTTGTTCAATTATAGGATGgtattaatttgtcttttaattaatatctgaaataatgatttttaaagcttttattttgaaactgacgtataatttatgataatttactAAGATTGTTTTCTTACCTCATGGTTTCTGTCTGGTTCGTTGGAGTTTAGAATTGTTTCTAAAAGTCTGATTAGACATGTTATATTTCTAAGTAATTTCATAATGTCACAGGAAATATGATATTCAAATACAGACATGTAAAAATGTCATTAACGATATTCAATCCCTTTTTAAGTTTCTTGGAAATAACGATTCAGCTGTTTTTGTGTTTCGTTTACAAAATTGATCCTCATTGAATAATATGCCTTGGATATTGTAAGAGATGCTAGCACGGACTTTTagaaaagaggaacgaaaggtaccagagggagagtcaaactcataaatcgaaatttACTGACAACGCcgggctaaaaatgaaagaagtcaaacagaaaaacagtagaacacatgacacaacaaagaaaactaaagaataaacaaaacaaccccaccaaaaactaggggtgatctcaggtgctccgggagggtaagcagatcctgcttctaATGTGGCATCCGTcctgttgcttatgttataacaaatccggtagaATGTAACATTAAAATTCTAAGAGCGGAAAAATCccttttgtctttaattttttcagATGTGCTTCTAAAATGTGAGATTAAATACATTTACACCATATTTCAGGGACAATTTAGAACCTATATTTGGATGGCATAGATTGAAATAGTTGTTATGTCAAATTTGAAGTGTAGGATTCAACTGATAACCAACAAGCatcatttgtttgatgtattATATTTGCATTGTATCCAactggaaaaaagtaaaatacatgAGTATGTAATCGCATGGAATAAAATCACTACGGAAATAGTAGATGGGATGGATTGGTGgctaacatccagtggcaaatactaCATGTAAATCTGGAAAACATGTGTTATAAACAAAACCCCGAGCTTTGCACAAAAAGTAGTTGACCTGAAATGTAAATGTTATGTTTCACCAGTTATCAGGTTTATAACTGATAAAATGTCATAAAGTATCAAGAAACATTATTCAGAACTCCATGTCAACCATTTTTTGCTCTTTCTTATCATATCTATTGAAGTATTTGTCATGTCATTGTAACAAACGGTCATTTATGCACAGGTACTGGTCTCTGAAAAATAATTTCGTAGAATTTATACCATACTTCATGGCAAATGTCCCTGACTGTTGATTGAAACAATATTGTGGTCAACCATTCTAATTTTTTAGGATGCT
It contains:
- the LOC134683654 gene encoding heavy metal-binding protein HIP-like → MSLLRVIAFYVLGFILLSSVTAHKACSKNANLWKSIQYQLKLVENTEVRCDCGAKESNSRKTVGFLAKCSTNLSNLKNRSPVIFDTIVINTGSGYDASTGQFVAPYGGFYYFTWTIICHFKHKFPTHLLHNDNIIAGNYPDGRGLSVGHASATQSVLLHLAAKDKIHLITNGIGEQMYGGIWSTFNGFKI